From Drosophila virilis strain 15010-1051.87 chromosome X, Dvir_AGI_RSII-ME, whole genome shotgun sequence, the proteins below share one genomic window:
- the LOC6631927 gene encoding SH3 domain-binding protein 5 isoform X2 encodes MSTESNTPVDPRVQIELEKLNTATDNINKYEVELDEAKCEFKRLLAESVVRIKAAAHKLGNSIDAAKPYYESRIYAAQLTKETQLAAANHEKAKSIHAAAKEMVYLAEQGLGEKSTLDTACQEMLSHAASKVNQSQLEVTDTRNTLKMCQLKLEVANNRVGKLQGQLKQALRASRPYYETRANYNGLLKAQKLRVNELETRVSAAKLTYNEALKNLEQISEDIHRQRQQRNNLLNYEAMLRQVDAVDALTAGVTRQQQPEPAESDQEQEQGQEQLEDEYLRMPERLGSGASSPRQRQADPHDCPHLLHDFEAVLTFPQKLAGGMHKSASTSATDGDNNLFAQAQGLHGPYEVKPRSESGSSSLASASASASASASVSTSAPPADNDIDQWTEIRLSHSDSTSSSYSNQSLLEQHGLDGAGSVGGHGLGYGLGSLEPDAQSQHSTSSSDEPKRKVTCTTIFQDDSSAIGIGIGQQMSRKQSLSQWLSRSNSFKTSGRRQSLDLLIDAGDKVKDVFSYGFQKVGRTLERRNSESEMASDAGEADALLASTTTTTATTTTTSTTATAAAAAAAAINVSNNSSSSSSAGDFFLFSRSSEPKELLSDEQVENLLLNHMVDEHGVIIVEELKSPTAATRTTTSMYHPQQQQQQQPQPQQQQQQQQQQQQQQQHHTLSVAGAARAALLF; translated from the exons ATGTCAACCGAAAGTAATACGCCCGTGGATCCGCGTGTCCAG ATCGAGCTGGAGAAACTGAACACGGCCACCGACAATATCAACAAATATGAAGTGGAGCTCGAT GAGGCCAAGTGCGAGTTCAAGCGTCTGCTGGCGGAGAGCGTGGTGCGCATCAAGGCCGCCGCCCACAAGCTGGGCAACTCAATTGACGCCGCCAAGCCCTACTACGAGTCGCGCATCTATGCCGCCCAGCTGACCAAGGAAACGCAGCTGGCGGCGGCCAATCATGAGAAGGCCAAGTCCATACACGCCGCCGCCAAGGAAATGGTTTATCTGGCCGAACAGGGTCTCGGCGAGAAGTCCACCTTGGACACTGCCTGCCAAGAGATGCTCAGCCATGCGGCCAGCAAAGTCAACCAATCCCAACTGGAAGTCACCGACACTCGCAACACCCTCAAGATGTGCCAGCTGAAGCTCGAGGTGGCCAACAATCGTGTGGGCAAGCTCCAGGGACAGCTCAAGCAGGCGCTGCGCGCCTCCAG GCCCTATTACGAGACGCGCGCCAACTACAACGGACTGCTGAAAGCGCAGAAGCTGCGCGTCAACGAGCTGGAGACGCGGGTCAGCGCGGCCAAATTGACCTACAACGAGGCGCTAAAGAATTTGGAGCAGATCTCCGAGGATATAcacaggcagcggcagcagcgcaaCAATCTGCTCAACTACGAGGCAATGCTCAGGCAGGTGGACGCCGTCGATGCGCTCACAGCGGGCGTTacacggcagcagcagccggagccGGCAGAGTCGGatcaggagcaggagcaggggcAGGAGCAGCTGGAGGATGAGTATCTGCGAATGCCGGAACGATTAGGCAGCGGCGCCAGCTCGCCGCGCCAACGTCAGGCCGATCCGCACGACTGCCCGCATCTGCTGCATGACTTCGAGGCGGTGCTGACCTTTCCACAGAAGCTGGCCGGTGGCATGCACAAATCGGCCAGCACCAGTGCCACGGATGGCGACAACAATCTGTTCGCCCAGGCGCAGGGTCTGCATGGTCCCTACGAGGTGAAGCCGCGCTCCGAGTCCGGCAGCAGCTCActggcatcggcatcggcgtCGGCTTCAGCGTCGGCGTCCGTCTCAACGTCGGCGCCGCCAGCGGACAACGACATCGATCAGTGGACGGAGATACGGTTGTCGCACTCGGACAGCACCAGCTCAAGCTACTCGAATCAGTCGCTGCTGGAGCAGCACGGCCTGGATGGAGCCGGTAGCGTTGGCGGTCATGGGTTGGGCTACGGCCTGGGCAGCCTGGAGCCGGATGCGCAATCGCAGCACTCGACCTCATCGTCGGATGAGCCCAAGCGCAAGGTGACCTGCACAACCATATTTCAGGACGACAGCAGCGCCattggcatcggcatcggccaGCAGATGAGCCGCAAGCAGAGCCTCAGTCAGTGGCTGTCGCGCTCGAACAGCTTCAAGACGAGCGGCCGCCGGCAGAGCCTTGATCTGCTGATCGATGCCGGCGACAAGGTGAAAGATGTCTTCAGCTATGGCTTTCAAAAGGTCGGACGGACTCTGGAGCGGCGCAACAGTGAATCCGAAATGGCCAGCGATGCCGGCGAGGCGGATGCCCTGCTagcctcaacaacaacaacaacagcaacaacaacgacgacgtcaacgacggcgacggcagcggcagcagcagcagcagctataaATGTAtccaataacagcagcagcagcagcagcgccggcgATTTCTTTCTATTTAGCAG ATCCTCAGAACCCAAAGAATTACTATCCGACGAGCAGGTTGAGAATTTACTGTTGAACCACATGGTTGATGAGCACGGGGTCATCATAGTGGAGGAGTTGAAGTCCCCAACTGCCgcgacaagaacaacaactagcATGTATCacccacagcaacaacaacagcaacaaccacaaccacaacaacaacaacaacaacaacaacaacaacaacaacaacagcagcatcataCGTTAAGCGTAGCGGGCGCTGCGCGCGcagctttattattttaa
- the LOC6631927 gene encoding SH3 domain-binding protein 5 isoform X1 — protein sequence MSTESNTPVDPRVQIELEKLNTATDNINKYEVELDEAKCEFKRLLAESVVRIKAAAHKLGNSIDAAKPYYESRIYAAQLTKETQLAAANHEKAKSIHAAAKEMVYLAEQGLGEKSTLDTACQEMLSHAASKVNQSQLEVTDTRNTLKMCQLKLEVANNRVGKLQGQLKQALRASRLQLRRNLLLLRYFSILHALYCTLCSPYYETRANYNGLLKAQKLRVNELETRVSAAKLTYNEALKNLEQISEDIHRQRQQRNNLLNYEAMLRQVDAVDALTAGVTRQQQPEPAESDQEQEQGQEQLEDEYLRMPERLGSGASSPRQRQADPHDCPHLLHDFEAVLTFPQKLAGGMHKSASTSATDGDNNLFAQAQGLHGPYEVKPRSESGSSSLASASASASASASVSTSAPPADNDIDQWTEIRLSHSDSTSSSYSNQSLLEQHGLDGAGSVGGHGLGYGLGSLEPDAQSQHSTSSSDEPKRKVTCTTIFQDDSSAIGIGIGQQMSRKQSLSQWLSRSNSFKTSGRRQSLDLLIDAGDKVKDVFSYGFQKVGRTLERRNSESEMASDAGEADALLASTTTTTATTTTTSTTATAAAAAAAAINVSNNSSSSSSAGDFFLFSRSSEPKELLSDEQVENLLLNHMVDEHGVIIVEELKSPTAATRTTTSMYHPQQQQQQQPQPQQQQQQQQQQQQQQQHHTLSVAGAARAALLF from the exons ATGTCAACCGAAAGTAATACGCCCGTGGATCCGCGTGTCCAG ATCGAGCTGGAGAAACTGAACACGGCCACCGACAATATCAACAAATATGAAGTGGAGCTCGAT GAGGCCAAGTGCGAGTTCAAGCGTCTGCTGGCGGAGAGCGTGGTGCGCATCAAGGCCGCCGCCCACAAGCTGGGCAACTCAATTGACGCCGCCAAGCCCTACTACGAGTCGCGCATCTATGCCGCCCAGCTGACCAAGGAAACGCAGCTGGCGGCGGCCAATCATGAGAAGGCCAAGTCCATACACGCCGCCGCCAAGGAAATGGTTTATCTGGCCGAACAGGGTCTCGGCGAGAAGTCCACCTTGGACACTGCCTGCCAAGAGATGCTCAGCCATGCGGCCAGCAAAGTCAACCAATCCCAACTGGAAGTCACCGACACTCGCAACACCCTCAAGATGTGCCAGCTGAAGCTCGAGGTGGCCAACAATCGTGTGGGCAAGCTCCAGGGACAGCTCAAGCAGGCGCTGCGCGCCTCCAG ATTGCAGCTCAGGCgcaatttacttttgttgAGATACTTTAGCATTTTGCACGCTTTGTATTGTACCCTGTGCTC GCCCTATTACGAGACGCGCGCCAACTACAACGGACTGCTGAAAGCGCAGAAGCTGCGCGTCAACGAGCTGGAGACGCGGGTCAGCGCGGCCAAATTGACCTACAACGAGGCGCTAAAGAATTTGGAGCAGATCTCCGAGGATATAcacaggcagcggcagcagcgcaaCAATCTGCTCAACTACGAGGCAATGCTCAGGCAGGTGGACGCCGTCGATGCGCTCACAGCGGGCGTTacacggcagcagcagccggagccGGCAGAGTCGGatcaggagcaggagcaggggcAGGAGCAGCTGGAGGATGAGTATCTGCGAATGCCGGAACGATTAGGCAGCGGCGCCAGCTCGCCGCGCCAACGTCAGGCCGATCCGCACGACTGCCCGCATCTGCTGCATGACTTCGAGGCGGTGCTGACCTTTCCACAGAAGCTGGCCGGTGGCATGCACAAATCGGCCAGCACCAGTGCCACGGATGGCGACAACAATCTGTTCGCCCAGGCGCAGGGTCTGCATGGTCCCTACGAGGTGAAGCCGCGCTCCGAGTCCGGCAGCAGCTCActggcatcggcatcggcgtCGGCTTCAGCGTCGGCGTCCGTCTCAACGTCGGCGCCGCCAGCGGACAACGACATCGATCAGTGGACGGAGATACGGTTGTCGCACTCGGACAGCACCAGCTCAAGCTACTCGAATCAGTCGCTGCTGGAGCAGCACGGCCTGGATGGAGCCGGTAGCGTTGGCGGTCATGGGTTGGGCTACGGCCTGGGCAGCCTGGAGCCGGATGCGCAATCGCAGCACTCGACCTCATCGTCGGATGAGCCCAAGCGCAAGGTGACCTGCACAACCATATTTCAGGACGACAGCAGCGCCattggcatcggcatcggccaGCAGATGAGCCGCAAGCAGAGCCTCAGTCAGTGGCTGTCGCGCTCGAACAGCTTCAAGACGAGCGGCCGCCGGCAGAGCCTTGATCTGCTGATCGATGCCGGCGACAAGGTGAAAGATGTCTTCAGCTATGGCTTTCAAAAGGTCGGACGGACTCTGGAGCGGCGCAACAGTGAATCCGAAATGGCCAGCGATGCCGGCGAGGCGGATGCCCTGCTagcctcaacaacaacaacaacagcaacaacaacgacgacgtcaacgacggcgacggcagcggcagcagcagcagcagctataaATGTAtccaataacagcagcagcagcagcagcgccggcgATTTCTTTCTATTTAGCAG ATCCTCAGAACCCAAAGAATTACTATCCGACGAGCAGGTTGAGAATTTACTGTTGAACCACATGGTTGATGAGCACGGGGTCATCATAGTGGAGGAGTTGAAGTCCCCAACTGCCgcgacaagaacaacaactagcATGTATCacccacagcaacaacaacagcaacaaccacaaccacaacaacaacaacaacaacaacaacaacaacaacaacaacagcagcatcataCGTTAAGCGTAGCGGGCGCTGCGCGCGcagctttattattttaa